ATTGCTTCAGCAATTACCAACCCTAAAACACTATCCCCTAAGAACTCCAGTCGCTCGTAGGTTGCATTTTTAGTATCTGAGTTTTTAGCAACACTCGGATGCGTTAAGGCAAGTTTAAGTAATTGCCGGTCTTTAAATTTATAATTAATCTGCATATTTAAAACTTTGAAAAGATCTGCCGGCATTACCTTCCGTTATTAATTTCCATAATGACAAATCCGAGGTAAATACTAAGAATGCCGCTCTTCCTACCAGATTTTCTACCGGAACATAGCCCACTTTATTAAGAAATCTACTGTCAAGTGAATGATCCCGATTATCACCTATAAAGAAATAATGTCCGGAGGGAATTTTAAACACTTGAGTATTATTATGTGAGCTATAGATACTTATTCGTTTATCTCTTAAAATTTTATAGGTTAACCCGTTTGGTAAAGTTTCTTCAAAAGCCTCGCAATATATGGTTTTACCATCCTTATCTTTAAATTCAAAATCACCGATTTTATCTCGAATTACCGGCTTACCGTTTATATATAATAGCCCTTCTTTCATTTGAATTTCATCACCCGGCAACCCGATTAATCTTTTTATATAATTAGTGCTGCTATCTAGGGGTAACTTAAAAACTATTATGTCACCTCTTTCAGGCGGTTTAAAAAAAATTCTTTTCTCAAAAAGCGGGATAGGGAAAGGTGAAAAAGAATATTTACTATACCCATAATTATATTTTGATATAAATAGATGATCCCCTTCTCTAAGCTCCGGAATCATTGAACCCGAAGGAATTTTATAAAATTCGAAAAGAAATGATCTGAACAACATTGCAAGTACGAGAGCATACAGAAAGGACTTAGAAATATCCATCCAATCATAGCTTTTTATATTTCTTATAAAATTAGAAGAATTCAATTTTCAACCTATAAATAAACTTAAGCAGTGAGTAGTATTATCTATTTATACATTTTTTCAACAAAGGCTTGTAATATTACTCAACTTTTTTCATACTATAGGTGAGCAATAAGCCCCCATCCTTAGTTAAAATCTTAGCGGAAGCATTATATACAAGCGGATAATTGTGATATCCGTGACCGAAATACTTTGTTTTAAAAACCGGAATATCTAAAGAATTTGCCAACCTGGTTAATGCATCATTAACTGTTGAGCTCACCCCTTCTTTTTCAAGGAAATCACCGAATATAATAGCTTTCGCCCCCTTAAGCACACCTGACTGTTTTAGATGCTCAAGCATTCTATCAACTTTATAGCCTTCTTCATTTATATCTTCTAAGAAGATAATCTTATCTTTACTTTCTAACTCCCATTTTGTACCAATACTATTTTGTATAATCGCCAAATTCCCACCGCTTAACTTACCTTTTAAATTAGAAAATTTGATTTTATTAAGTTGGAAATCTATAGGAATTTCAACTTTATATCCTTCCGTTTTAATCAAGCTTAAAAGCATTTCAAAATTTTTCGGATCAAATTTTTCAGCTATTTCTTTAGCTACAGAGCCATGAATAGTATACCACCCCCATTTTTGGCTTAGAAAAAGATGTAAGGCCGTTATATCACTGTATCCGATAAATATTTTTTCTTTTGAGGGCTTTTCTAAGTCATAAAGTTTTGCTATGATTCGCATAGAACCATAACCTCCTCTTAAAGCCCAAATGATTTTTTGTTTTTCATCTCTTAAACTTTTTATAAGATGATTTGCTCTATATTCATCCGTATTAGAGCAGAATAAAGTTTCCTTAAGTAAATCTTTAGGCATATCAACTTTAAATCCTAAGCTTCCGAATTTTTTAAGCATGGATTGTATGGTAGCTTTATTTACTTTGCCGCTTGCAGGGGCAATAATATCTATATTATTTAATTTTTGAAGAGAAGACAATCTATCCTCATTAACATGAGAAGCAAATGAGTTCACTGAAAAACTACCCACCATAAAAAATAAAATATAAAATATACTTTTCATATTAACACAGCTGCAAGCACCAAACAAATTATTCTACTTATTAATTCTAATTAATTGCTAAAAAGCAACTTATTACAAGTTATTCTTTAAGTCAAAAACCATATAAAATATTTAAATATTAAAGTTTTGTTAAAATCGGCTTGATTAATATGTTATTTGTTAATATAATTCACTTAATTCAATAATAAGGTAATAATATATGAGATATAATATAGATAAGGAGTTATTAACTATTGATATATTTAACGATCAACCTATCTCAGAGACAAACCCTGAAATCAAAAAATATATAAGAGTTTGGAGAAGTGTAATTTTTCAAGCAATAGTTGATGCAACAAATTGTTCTAAAAAGAAAAAGAATAAGATACTTAAAATAAAAGCTTTACAATGGTTAAACGGTAATTCACAGGATTTTATAGAAATTTGCTCTTATGCGGAACTTAACCCGGATTACGTTAGAAACAAGGTTATGCCTTGGATCCAAAACCACCGGAGAAGCACTCTACCATACCATGAAAAAAAGGCATTAGACCTTACGACTCATTAAAAACGCATCTCCGATTTTTTGCGCAATTTATTGACATATTGCTAAATTGCATTTAATAAACTAACTAAAATAATTAATAATTACTTGGTATACATGACTAAACCGTTAATGCCTAAAGCGACCGCTATTTGGCTTATTGAAAATACAACTTTGACATTTGGGCAAATTGCAGAATTCTGCGGGCTACACCCGCTTGAAGTGCAAGGAATTGCCGACGGTGATGTAGCAAAAGGTATTATAGGGATTGATCCGGTTACATCAGGACAAATCACTAAAGAAGAAATAACCAGATGTGAAACCAATCCGAAACTTTATTTAACTCTTTCTGCCAATGCTCAAAAGCTGATGAAAGAACAAGCCAGGCAAAAGAAAAGCGCGAAATATACTCCCGTTGCCAGAAGGCAGGATAAGCCTGATGCAGTTGCTTGGATAATTAAAAATTGCCCTGAACTTAATGATTCTCAAATCATGAAGTTAATTGGAACAACAAAAACAACCATTAATGCCGTTCGCGATAAATCACATTGGAATTCCCCTAATATTAGGCCACGTGACCCTGTATTACTCGGGCTTTGTACCCAGACTGAACTGGATAGAATCTATGATTTAGCTAAGCAAAAATCCGTGCAAAAAGCACAGGAAGAAAAATCCGAAGCTATGAGAAAATTAGAAGAATAAATGTTTTCTAATCAATACATGCATCAGGCATATACGCTTGCATGTAAGGCTTATGATTCAGGTGAAGTTCCGGTTGGAGCAGTAGTTGTGCATAATGAAAAAATTATCGGAGCAGCATATAATCAAGTGGAAGTTGCAAAAAATCCGCTTGCACATGCTGAAATTTTAGCACTTGAGCAGGCTTTAGCTTTTACCCGTACAAAATATATTGAGCAATGCGAGCTATATGTTACATTAGAGCCCTGCCCTATGTGTGCACATGCTATATCTCTTGCCAGAATAAAGCGAATTTATTTTGGTGCTTATGATGAAAAAGGCGGAGGCGTTGTTCATGGAGCTAAAGTTTATAACTCGAGCTCATGCCATCATCATCCTGAAATTATAAGCGGAATAATGGAAGATGAGTGCAGCAGGCTTCTCAAAAATTTCTTCAACAACTTAAGAAGATAAAAATAAATACTCCTTTTTTAATTTAGTGCGTTATATTTTTTAAATTTTAAACTTGAATTATGGTTTAATACCACTATACCTTATCAAAATTGAAGTTATAAGGATTTTAAATATGCTGAGTATGCTTGTTTCTAAAAAAAAGATGTTTCTGATTTTTATCCTTGGTTTTTCTTGCGGGCTGCCTTTGCCGATCACCCTTTCTACTCTCTCTGCATTTTTAAAGGAATATGGTTTTGCTCTTTCATCTATCGGATTATTTAGTCTTACTCAAATTCCGTATGCTTTAAAACCACTTTGGTCACCATTTTTGGATAATTTAAAACCTCCTCTGCTCTCTTTTTTGGGCAAGCGTCGCGGCTGGCTTATAATAATACAGGCATTCCTTATCATATCCATATTTTTATTAGGGCAATTTGACCCTAAACAATATTTATTTTCAGTTGCAATTATTTCTTTAAGCGTTGCTTTCTTCTCGGCAAGCCAGGATATCATTGTTGATGCCCTAAGAATTGAAAGCTTGAGCGAGGAAGAACAAGGAATAGGGGTAGCTTATTACACATTCGGCTATCGAATCGGTATGTTTGTTGCAACTGCCGGAGCTTTATATTTTTCACATATTTGGAACTGGAAAATTAGCTTCTTAATTCTATCATTGTTATCAGTACTAGGGATTATTTCTGCTCTGCTTATTAATGAACCGGAACACAAGGTATTAAAAGAAGCCGAAAATATTAAAGAATGGTTTTATAATGCTTTTGTGGTTCCGTTTACCGAACTTACTAATCGGTATAATTGGTTTTATGTACTATTATTTATATCTCTCTATAAACTTTCTGATGCTTACCTCGGAGCAATGACTAATCCGTTCTTATTAGAAATGAAGTTTTCCAAATTAGAAATTGCGTTAATCATAAAAACATATGGGTTATTTGCAATGCTTATTGGAACCTTTGCAGGAGGTTATCTTGTTAAATATTATAACATCTATTCATTGCTGTTATATTCTGCAATTATTTCTTCCGTTTCTAATTTAGCCTTTATTTTACAATATTATGCGGGACATGATGCCGAAACTTTAATGATGGTAATATCAATAGAAAACTTTGCAAGCGGCCTAAGCTCTGCAGTTTTTCTCACTTATATCGGCTTGGTTTGTAATAAGCAATTGACCGCTACTCAATTTGCTCTTCTTAGCTCTATTGCTTCGATAGGTAGGACTACCCTATCTTCAAGCTCAGGTTTTTTAGCGGAAAAGGTAGGATGGGTTGATTTCTTTATTTTCTCTGCCATACTGTGTTTGCCGGCATTAATACTTATTAAATTTATAAATAATAGTCAAAAGGGTAGCATATGGAATTTAAATACGAAACACACGGAGATACCAGAGAATCAAGTATAGTTTTTTTAGTCAGCGAAGAACTTGATTTACCGCAAGCGATAAATGACATTGATAAAAACGGATTAGTAAAAAATGCTGTTTCAGCAGACAAAAGTTTTACGGGTAAATTCGGCCAATTTTTAAGGGTATTTGTTTCATCAGAAAATAAAACAAATACAATTATATTAGCCGGGATAGGAAAGCCTGAAAAGCTCGATGAAACCAACCTGCTCAGCTTAGGAGGCAAGATTTCAGACCTGGCTAACCAGCTGAAGATTGAAAGTTTAGAAATTTTCTTTGATAAAATTAGTAATCTGACTTTAAAAGAAGCAGTGCTTGCTAACCAATTAATGCTTGGTATTAAACTTAAAAATTATAACTTCAATAAACATTTTGTTGCTAAAAAAGATGAGCATGTTCAATACCTAAAAAATATTTCTCTAAGCTTAGTAGAAAGCAAGGAAGCAGAACAGTTAGCAAATTCTTATTCCAAAATTGCAGAAGGCGTTCATCTGACTCGTGATCTGGTTTCCGAGCCACCTAATGTGATTTATCCGGCCTCTTTCGCTAAAAAGTGTGAAGAGTTAAAAAACCTTGGTGTTAAGGTTACCGTTTTAAACAAAGATGAAATGAAGGAATTAGGCATGAACCTAATTCTTGCTGTCGGCCAAGGAAGTGATAATGATCCGTATACTGTGATTATGGAATGGAACGGCGATTCTGGATCTAAGGATGCACCGCTCGCATTTATCGGTAAAGGGGTTACTTTTGATAGCGGCGGGATTAACATTAAGCCGTCAAGCGGAATTGCTGATATGAAATATGATATGGCAGGCGCCGGAGTTGTCACCGGGCTTATGCATACACTTGCGGCTAGGAAAGCTAAAGTAAATGTAATCGGGGCAATAGGTCTTGCGGAAAACATGCCATCCGGTTTGGCGCAAAGGCCAAGTGACGTGGTTGCTTCTATGTCAGGCCAAACGGTAGAGGTAGATAACACTGATGCCGAGGGAAGATTGGTTTTAGCAGATGTACTTTGCTATGTAGAACAAAAATACAAGCCGAAATTTATGATTAACCTTGCCACCCTCACAGGTGCAATTGTAGTTGCTTTAGGTGATGGCCATGCCGGATTATTTTCTAATGATGATGCTCTTGCAGAACAAATTTCAAAAGCCGGTAAAAAAACCGGTGAATTGGTTTGGAGAATGCCGATGTCTGAGCATTATGACAAACAAATTAATTCAGATATAGCAGATATTAAAAACACAGGCAGCGGAAATGGCGCAGGAAGCATTACCGCAGCTCATTTCCTACAGCGTTTTGTTAATAAATGTGCTTGGGCTCACCTCGATATAGCCGGAGTAACTTGGAATAAAAAAGGCACGGATATATCACCAAAAGGCGCCACAGGCTTCGGAGTAAGGCTACTTAACCAAATGATTGCGGATAATTTTGAGTGATATTTTAGCAAATCAGATTTTAGAAAAGACGCGTCATTTACTTTTTAAATTGGCGCGTTTTATTTTTTTAGTAAGCATGCTTTATATAACTCTGTTTTTAATTTTCTTTATCTATTAAAAACTCATTGCAAGGTAACAAGTTATAACGTAAGTATTTCAAAAAAATAACACAGCGGTACAGTGAAAGAATTATTAAATACTATCGCAAACAAAAAAGAAAGTGATACATTTGTTGATTGGATTGTTAGTTTAAGCGTGCCATGTGGGATTATCAGCGTTACTTTTATACCTTTTGCAATATTTTCAGACGTTGCTCGTTTCATTTCAGTTTTAACCGGAACATTATATGTAGGTGCAATGGTAGCTGAGCTTGCAATAAATAAGGAATACACATATTTCTCCCCTACCCAAACTACTGTAGCGCCTATAATAGGCATTTCCGATTCACAGGATTTAGATCCGGAAATTTTCGACTATTATAACCCAAGCTTAAACAACCAAGGAACTGATGATAGTTAAATAACTGTTGCTGAACCCATCTGCAAAAGCTTATTCTATGGTTTTTTAAGAAAACCTTACGGGATTAATACCTATAAACTTAGCTCCTTTAGCAAGGAAGTAAAATAAGGGATTACTACATAGGGTGAAAAACAATTTATACATATAGCTGTTTACAATCAATATTAATGCCTGCTCTTTCGGCAGGACATCAAAAATAGCTAACAAGCTAATTACGAGAGTAGTATCAATCAGTAGCGAAATTGCAGTACTTAAATTGCTCCTAAGCAACAAAAATTTCCCTCTCGAAAGCTTTTTAATCCGCATATAAAGAATAACATCCAATGATTGCGCAGCATAGCTTGCAATAATAGAGCTAATGAATGCAACATTGAATGAACCGAATATATGAGCAAACTCAGGATTACTAACTTTTGACCATGCGGTTGCATCTAAATGAGTAGCAATTATAACAATAAAAGCAACCATGATATTCATAATGACTGATAGCCTTACGCAAAATTTGGCTTTTTCAGCTCCATAAAACTCAGCTATTATATCGGCTACCATAAAGGTAAACGGGTATATTATAGCCCCGACGGATAATTCAAATGTGTGAAATGATAGAAGAGGCAAATAAACAAACTTTTGATAAATAAGATTACCGGTTGTTACCAATACGGAAAAAATTGCACATAAAGAAACATAAATCTTTTCTCTAATATCCATATAAATGATTAATTACTTTTTTGTGAATTGTGATTATATATTTATTTATATGCCTTGTATATATTGTGTGTATTAATCTCTTATATTTAAAGTATTTTTATACTATATATTAGGCTATAAAAAAATAAACATACCATACCCCATGAAATCCCCTATTTTAAGTTTAAAGGAAGTAAGCCTGACTTTTGGTGTTAAGCCTTTATTTGATCATCTTTCACTAAGTATTTATCCTGACGACCGCATTGCCGTCGTGGGACGTAACGGAGAAGGTAAATCCTCCCTACTTAAAGTGATAGCCGGATTATATGACTTAGACGGTGGAGAAAGGTGGGTAATGCCCGGTATTGAGGTAGGTTATCTTCCTCAAGCAATCGATGTTGAGGATCATAATATAACAGTTTATAATTTTATATTAAGCGGTATCAAAAATGGTGAAGAAGAAACCTCAAGTTATTTAATAGATATTATCATTGCACCCCTGAAATTAGATCCGAATAACTTATTAAGTGAACTATCAGGAGGCTTACTTAGAAGAGCATTTCTTGCTAAGACATTAATCAGCAGCCCTAAAATACTGCTTCTCGATGAGCCGACCAACCACTTGGATATTGATACCATTGAGTGGCTTGAAGAGTATGTAAAAAGTTACCAAGGTGCTGTAGTCTGTATAAGCCATGATAAAGCTTTTCTAAAAAATATTTCAAATAAAACTTTTTGGCTTGATAGAGGAAAACTGAAAGTTAATAACTTAGGGTTTGAAAATTTTGAAAAATGGTCTTTGGAAGTTCTTGAACAAGAACAAAGAGAGCTAGAAAAAGCCGAGAAAAAGCTGGATGAAGAAGAATTGTGGAAAGTTCAGGGAATCTCAGCAAGGAGAAAGCGAAATCAGAAGAGATTAGCTGATTTATATACTTTAAGAGAAAAGACTCAGCAAGGTAAAGCTGCCCGTAAAATTTTGTTAAATAAAATTCATCTGGATCCGCTTACTCCAGTCCTTTCCTCAAAAATGGTTTGTGAGTTCAGAGACGTATATAAAACCTATGAAAATAAACATATTTTAGAATCATTTTCCATGCGCATAATGCGTAATGATAAGATAGGTATTATTGGCTCAAACGGTACAGGTAAAACAACTTTTTTAAGGCTATTAACGGGTGAAGAACAACCAGATAAAGGCTCGATTAAAATCGGTAAAACCGTTGAGGTAACTTATTATGACCAAAAAAGGGTAGCTTTAAACCCAGATGACACTTTGTGGAAAACATTATGCCCCGAAGGAGGCGAATATCTAAAAGTCGGCGAAAAATTTATGCATGTTGTCGCTTACTTAAAAAACTTCTTATTTGATCCTAAACAAGCGAGGGATAAAGTTGCAACCCTTTCGGGCGGTCAAGCTAACCGGTTACTGCTCGCTAAGGCATTAGCTAACCCTGGATCTTTGCTAATCTTAGATGAACCGACAAATGACCTCGATATGGATACATTAGAAATGATACAAGATGTTCTTGCCGATTACCAAGGCACCTTAATTATTGTAAGCCATGATCGTGATTTCCTGGATAGCATTATCAACAAAACTATTTATTTTGAAGGCAACGGAGTGATTGAAGAATTCTTCGGCAGTTATACTGAACTTAGAAAAATAAAAGACGATCAAGCCAAAGCTAAGTCAAATAATAACTCAAAATCATCTCTTAAGCTAAAAGAAGAAACTAATAAAGATAAAGTACCTTCAGCTAAAAAATTATCTTATAGCCTGCAAAGAGAATTGAGCCTTATGCCTGAAAAGGTACTGGAATTGGATCAACTGATAGAGCAATTGGAAATTATACTTTCTGAGCCGGATTTATATCAAACCGCACCGGAAAAATTTGACGAGAAATCAAAACAACTGGAAGAAACCAGACAAAAACTTGAGGATACTTGGGCAAGATGGCAAGAACTGGAAAGCATGTTATGAGCTAAATAATATGCTTTCCTGTTTTACTGATAAACTAACTCCATTTAGGCTCAAATTCATAATGTAGAATCAGTCTTCCAGATAATATTCAACACTGGTTAGCACTCTTACCAACTTATCCGAAAAATAAGCATCATTAGTACCGTAAGACATATTATCCTGAGCTATTATAATTTCTCGAGCAGAAATACTAAAGACTCCTTGAGAGGCACGCTTAATTTTACCGATTTTGCTTCCGGAGTTGACGGCAAATTCTTCTGCTGCTTTTCTTGCTTCTTTGGTTGCACTCGCAAGCATCTCAGGTTTTATATCATTAAGCCCGGTAAAGAAAAATTTAGGACCGTTATATTTATATTCATCATAAGCAACAGTAATATTTTGTGCGATGATCTCCCCTATATTTTGACTTGCCTTTATTACTTCATCAATCTTTTTAGATTTCACTACGACTTCCGACTCCATAAAATATCTGGGAGCCTTATTATTTTGATCATAATAACGCTGTGCAAGCTTATCGGATACCCTTATGCTTTGGATTGTCACTTCATCTTCAGATAAATTATATCTTTTTAAAAAACTCTTTATTTTATTTATATCATCATTAATTTTAGTCTGTGCTAATATTAAATTTTCATTAGCAGTATTAATAGGAATCACCCAAACCGAGCTATCAGCCTTAACTTTTTTCTCAGCAAGTCCCTTTACTTGCACAGTTCTATCCAGCATTTTTACATTACTGAAAGATTTAGCCATAATTGCAGCACTTCCGGTGCTTCCTAAAAAGATCGAAAGAGCAAGTAATGTAGATCCTAACTTCATATTTAATCCTCCTTAATGTTTAGTTGCTTTAATAATTTTTTAACTCTGCCTCCGGGAACTTCCCTTACCTCGCTAGGGTTTAAATCGCCAAGTTCAAACTCATGATAGCTAACTCTGATAAGTCGGCTTACTTTAAGATCGAAATACTCAAAAGTTCTTCTTATTTCTCGATTTTTGCCTTCATTTAGAATAACAGTCACCCAAGTGTTAGTGGAAACTATTCTATCTATGGTAACTTTAATACTACCATATCTGATGCCTTCAACGGTAATTCCTGATTTTAACTTATTTATCATTTCATCAGTTACTCTACCATGCACTCGGCAACGATATTTTCTATCTAAATTAGAACTGGGAAGCTCCATTTCCCTTGCAAGCTCACCTGAGTTAGTAAGTAGCAGTAGTCCCTCACTATTTAGATCCAACCTTCCGACCGAGATAACTCTAGGCAAACTTTTGGGTAGTATTTCAAAAACGGTTTGTCTACCTTGTGAATCTCTGGTAGAGGTGATAACTCCGGTCGGCTTATAAAATAGCCATAGCCTTATCGGCTCTGCTGCTGAAATAATTTTACCCTGAACTTTAATTATATCCTGATCCGTTACATTTAAAGCCGGGCTTTGTATAACTTCAGAGTTTACTTCTACGCTACCCTGCTCTATCAGCCGCTCCGCTTCTCTTCTCGAGCACACTCCGCTTCGAGCAATAACTTTTGCAATTCTTTGTCCGCTATACATTGCATTCTCTTATAAAAGCATTAAATATTTTATAATCATCTTCCGTGGTTAAATATTCCGGATGCCATTGCACGCCTAAACAAAATTTATACTCACTATGTTCAATTGCTTCAATTACGCAATCAGAAGCAAAAGCCGAAGCTATGATATTATCTCCCGGTTTTTT
The endosymbiont of Acanthamoeba sp. UWC8 DNA segment above includes these coding regions:
- the lepB gene encoding signal peptidase I; the encoded protein is MNSSNFIRNIKSYDWMDISKSFLYALVLAMLFRSFLFEFYKIPSGSMIPELREGDHLFISKYNYGYSKYSFSPFPIPLFEKRIFFKPPERGDIIVFKLPLDSSTNYIKRLIGLPGDEIQMKEGLLYINGKPVIRDKIGDFEFKDKDGKTIYCEAFEETLPNGLTYKILRDKRISIYSSHNNTQVFKIPSGHYFFIGDNRDHSLDSRFLNKVGYVPVENLVGRAAFLVFTSDLSLWKLITEGNAGRSFQSFKYAD
- a CDS encoding LD-carboxypeptidase codes for the protein MKSIFYILFFMVGSFSVNSFASHVNEDRLSSLQKLNNIDIIAPASGKVNKATIQSMLKKFGSLGFKVDMPKDLLKETLFCSNTDEYRANHLIKSLRDEKQKIIWALRGGYGSMRIIAKLYDLEKPSKEKIFIGYSDITALHLFLSQKWGWYTIHGSVAKEIAEKFDPKNFEMLLSLIKTEGYKVEIPIDFQLNKIKFSNLKGKLSGGNLAIIQNSIGTKWELESKDKIIFLEDINEEGYKVDRMLEHLKQSGVLKGAKAIIFGDFLEKEGVSSTVNDALTRLANSLDIPVFKTKYFGHGYHNYPLVYNASAKILTKDGGLLLTYSMKKVE
- a CDS encoding DUF1013 domain-containing protein is translated as MTKPLMPKATAIWLIENTTLTFGQIAEFCGLHPLEVQGIADGDVAKGIIGIDPVTSGQITKEEITRCETNPKLYLTLSANAQKLMKEQARQKKSAKYTPVARRQDKPDAVAWIIKNCPELNDSQIMKLIGTTKTTINAVRDKSHWNSPNIRPRDPVLLGLCTQTELDRIYDLAKQKSVQKAQEEKSEAMRKLEE
- a CDS encoding nucleoside deaminase — protein: MFSNQYMHQAYTLACKAYDSGEVPVGAVVVHNEKIIGAAYNQVEVAKNPLAHAEILALEQALAFTRTKYIEQCELYVTLEPCPMCAHAISLARIKRIYFGAYDEKGGGVVHGAKVYNSSSCHHHPEIISGIMEDECSRLLKNFFNNLRR
- a CDS encoding AmpG family muropeptide MFS transporter, translated to MLSMLVSKKKMFLIFILGFSCGLPLPITLSTLSAFLKEYGFALSSIGLFSLTQIPYALKPLWSPFLDNLKPPLLSFLGKRRGWLIIIQAFLIISIFLLGQFDPKQYLFSVAIISLSVAFFSASQDIIVDALRIESLSEEEQGIGVAYYTFGYRIGMFVATAGALYFSHIWNWKISFLILSLLSVLGIISALLINEPEHKVLKEAENIKEWFYNAFVVPFTELTNRYNWFYVLLFISLYKLSDAYLGAMTNPFLLEMKFSKLEIALIIKTYGLFAMLIGTFAGGYLVKYYNIYSLLLYSAIISSVSNLAFILQYYAGHDAETLMMVISIENFASGLSSAVFLTYIGLVCNKQLTATQFALLSSIASIGRTTLSSSSGFLAEKVGWVDFFIFSAILCLPALILIKFINNSQKGSIWNLNTKHTEIPENQV
- a CDS encoding leucyl aminopeptidase — protein: MEFKYETHGDTRESSIVFLVSEELDLPQAINDIDKNGLVKNAVSADKSFTGKFGQFLRVFVSSENKTNTIILAGIGKPEKLDETNLLSLGGKISDLANQLKIESLEIFFDKISNLTLKEAVLANQLMLGIKLKNYNFNKHFVAKKDEHVQYLKNISLSLVESKEAEQLANSYSKIAEGVHLTRDLVSEPPNVIYPASFAKKCEELKNLGVKVTVLNKDEMKELGMNLILAVGQGSDNDPYTVIMEWNGDSGSKDAPLAFIGKGVTFDSGGINIKPSSGIADMKYDMAGAGVVTGLMHTLAARKAKVNVIGAIGLAENMPSGLAQRPSDVVASMSGQTVEVDNTDAEGRLVLADVLCYVEQKYKPKFMINLATLTGAIVVALGDGHAGLFSNDDALAEQISKAGKKTGELVWRMPMSEHYDKQINSDIADIKNTGSGNGAGSITAAHFLQRFVNKCAWAHLDIAGVTWNKKGTDISPKGATGFGVRLLNQMIADNFE
- a CDS encoding queuosine precursor transporter; amino-acid sequence: MDIREKIYVSLCAIFSVLVTTGNLIYQKFVYLPLLSFHTFELSVGAIIYPFTFMVADIIAEFYGAEKAKFCVRLSVIMNIMVAFIVIIATHLDATAWSKVSNPEFAHIFGSFNVAFISSIIASYAAQSLDVILYMRIKKLSRGKFLLLRSNLSTAISLLIDTTLVISLLAIFDVLPKEQALILIVNSYMYKLFFTLCSNPLFYFLAKGAKFIGINPVRFS
- a CDS encoding ABC-F family ATP-binding cassette domain-containing protein yields the protein MKSPILSLKEVSLTFGVKPLFDHLSLSIYPDDRIAVVGRNGEGKSSLLKVIAGLYDLDGGERWVMPGIEVGYLPQAIDVEDHNITVYNFILSGIKNGEEETSSYLIDIIIAPLKLDPNNLLSELSGGLLRRAFLAKTLISSPKILLLDEPTNHLDIDTIEWLEEYVKSYQGAVVCISHDKAFLKNISNKTFWLDRGKLKVNNLGFENFEKWSLEVLEQEQRELEKAEKKLDEEELWKVQGISARRKRNQKRLADLYTLREKTQQGKAARKILLNKIHLDPLTPVLSSKMVCEFRDVYKTYENKHILESFSMRIMRNDKIGIIGSNGTGKTTFLRLLTGEEQPDKGSIKIGKTVEVTYYDQKRVALNPDDTLWKTLCPEGGEYLKVGEKFMHVVAYLKNFLFDPKQARDKVATLSGGQANRLLLAKALANPGSLLILDEPTNDLDMDTLEMIQDVLADYQGTLIIVSHDRDFLDSIINKTIYFEGNGVIEEFFGSYTELRKIKDDQAKAKSNNNSKSSLKLKEETNKDKVPSAKKLSYSLQRELSLMPEKVLELDQLIEQLEIILSEPDLYQTAPEKFDEKSKQLEETRQKLEDTWARWQELESML
- a CDS encoding SIMPL domain-containing protein — encoded protein: MKLGSTLLALSIFLGSTGSAAIMAKSFSNVKMLDRTVQVKGLAEKKVKADSSVWVIPINTANENLILAQTKINDDINKIKSFLKRYNLSEDEVTIQSIRVSDKLAQRYYDQNNKAPRYFMESEVVVKSKKIDEVIKASQNIGEIIAQNITVAYDEYKYNGPKFFFTGLNDIKPEMLASATKEARKAAEEFAVNSGSKIGKIKRASQGVFSISAREIIIAQDNMSYGTNDAYFSDKLVRVLTSVEYYLED
- a CDS encoding pseudouridine synthase is translated as MYSGQRIAKVIARSGVCSRREAERLIEQGSVEVNSEVIQSPALNVTDQDIIKVQGKIISAAEPIRLWLFYKPTGVITSTRDSQGRQTVFEILPKSLPRVISVGRLDLNSEGLLLLTNSGELAREMELPSSNLDRKYRCRVHGRVTDEMINKLKSGITVEGIRYGSIKVTIDRIVSTNTWVTVILNEGKNREIRRTFEYFDLKVSRLIRVSYHEFELGDLNPSEVREVPGGRVKKLLKQLNIKED